One stretch of Oceanipulchritudo coccoides DNA includes these proteins:
- the argB gene encoding acetylglutamate kinase — MPVDINIQAKTEVLLEALPYIQTFKGSTFVVKFGGSFMDTERARIGVATDLVFLATVGIHVIVVHGGGPAINKAMSEALIEPVWKNGLRYTDERTVQIVEKTLNENINLSVCENIQIQKGHPIAVKGQDVFRCKRLEEDSDGNPVDLGYVGSITSVESSRLKRYLEQDYMPIVSPIGRDAEGQLYNTNADTAAAHLAAAIGARRLVYLCDVPGLLRDKDDPSSLISSISQEEVPAMKAEGIIGTGMLPKVESAINALTSGVHRVHLIDGTMPHSILLEIFTDKGVGTEIVHAS, encoded by the coding sequence ATGCCGGTTGACATAAACATACAGGCGAAGACCGAGGTGCTGCTCGAGGCACTTCCGTATATCCAGACCTTCAAAGGCAGCACCTTTGTTGTTAAGTTTGGCGGGTCCTTCATGGACACCGAACGGGCGCGTATCGGGGTCGCGACCGACCTTGTCTTCCTGGCGACGGTCGGGATTCATGTAATTGTCGTCCATGGGGGCGGGCCAGCAATCAACAAGGCCATGTCCGAGGCGTTGATTGAGCCGGTCTGGAAAAACGGATTGCGCTACACGGACGAAAGGACGGTCCAAATTGTCGAGAAGACCCTTAACGAGAACATCAACTTATCGGTCTGTGAAAATATCCAGATCCAGAAGGGCCATCCGATCGCTGTAAAAGGCCAGGATGTATTTCGCTGCAAGCGCCTTGAAGAGGATTCAGACGGGAACCCAGTCGATCTGGGCTACGTCGGCAGTATTACAAGCGTTGAATCATCCCGCTTAAAGCGGTATCTGGAACAGGACTACATGCCGATTGTTTCCCCGATTGGAAGGGATGCAGAGGGACAACTTTATAACACCAACGCTGACACGGCGGCGGCACACCTGGCCGCGGCAATTGGCGCACGCCGACTGGTTTACCTATGCGACGTGCCCGGATTGCTGCGGGACAAGGATGATCCTTCATCGCTGATTTCAAGCATCTCGCAGGAGGAAGTACCGGCGATGAAGGCCGAAGGGATTATTGGAACAGGAATGCTTCCGAAGGTGGAGAGCGCTATCAACGCGCTGACCAGCGGAGTGCACCGCGTCCACTTGATCGACGGGACCATGCCGCACAGTATCCTGCTTGAAATATTCACCGACAAGGGTGTTGGAACGGAAATTGTCCATGCCTCCTGA
- a CDS encoding aspartate aminotransferase family protein, which yields MSSRTSSKITSKKTAALYDSHVLKNYGPAPFTLVKGEGSMLWDAENRRYLDFSTGIAVNTLGHGHPVWVERVSEQLGKLVHVSNLFNVAQQGQLAQRLCERAGPGKVFFCNSGAEANEFLIKLARLHGRAKSGGEEGHCYKVITAKNAFHGRTFGGMSATPQAKVQDGFGPLLDGFLHAEFNNLESFRSMVDESVAAIMLETIQGEGGIHPATTEFLLGIRELCNEKGILLLIDEVQCGIGRTGRFFAYEHAGIQPDAIGMAKGLGGGFPIGAGWVADAYAGLFTPGSHGTTYGGNPLACTAALAVMDVMEEEQLLEQVTERSVAWHSALKKLVEKHPQHLSGFRGMGYHAALVVNGDPLPWVGRLRENGLLVVRGGTDAIRLMPPLNVSIQDLDTAVEILDLTFGTHT from the coding sequence ATGAGCTCCAGAACGTCATCAAAAATTACTTCCAAGAAAACAGCCGCGCTTTATGATTCGCATGTCTTGAAGAATTATGGCCCTGCGCCCTTCACGCTCGTCAAGGGAGAGGGAAGTATGCTTTGGGATGCCGAGAATCGCCGCTATCTTGATTTCAGCACGGGTATCGCTGTCAATACGCTCGGGCATGGCCATCCGGTCTGGGTGGAACGGGTGAGCGAACAGTTGGGCAAGCTGGTACACGTGAGTAACTTGTTCAATGTGGCGCAGCAGGGACAGCTAGCGCAGCGTCTTTGTGAAAGAGCAGGACCGGGCAAAGTCTTTTTCTGTAACAGCGGGGCGGAAGCCAACGAGTTTCTCATCAAGCTGGCTCGCTTGCATGGACGGGCTAAGAGTGGGGGAGAAGAAGGCCATTGCTACAAGGTTATAACGGCAAAGAACGCCTTCCATGGCCGGACATTCGGAGGAATGAGCGCTACGCCACAAGCCAAGGTGCAGGATGGGTTTGGTCCCTTGCTCGACGGCTTCCTGCATGCTGAGTTCAACAACCTGGAGAGTTTTCGTTCCATGGTCGATGAGTCCGTGGCAGCCATCATGCTTGAAACCATACAAGGGGAGGGTGGTATCCATCCAGCCACTACAGAATTCCTTCTGGGAATCCGTGAGCTCTGTAATGAAAAGGGAATTCTTCTTTTGATCGACGAGGTCCAGTGTGGAATCGGCCGTACTGGTAGATTCTTTGCATACGAGCACGCGGGCATTCAACCCGATGCCATCGGTATGGCCAAGGGACTTGGCGGGGGCTTTCCGATCGGTGCAGGTTGGGTGGCTGACGCGTATGCGGGATTGTTCACCCCGGGTTCCCATGGCACCACTTACGGCGGAAATCCCCTTGCTTGCACGGCGGCCCTTGCCGTCATGGACGTGATGGAGGAGGAACAGTTGCTGGAGCAGGTGACCGAGCGCAGTGTTGCCTGGCATTCCGCCCTCAAGAAGCTTGTCGAAAAGCATCCCCAACACCTTTCCGGCTTTCGTGGCATGGGCTACCATGCCGCCCTTGTCGTGAACGGGGATCCTCTGCCGTGGGTGGGTCGTCTTCGTGAAAACGGCCTTCTTGTTGTCCGTGGCGGTACGGATGCTATCCGGCTGATGCCACCTTTGAATGTCAGTATTCAGGATTTGGATACGGCAGTTGAAATACTCGATTTAACTTTTGGAACACACACATAA
- the argF gene encoding ornithine carbamoyltransferase, with protein MTQLSSFLKTTDLSQAQLGEVLELAARFKANRGDPSTKPLDGQTWALLFHKSSTRTRISFEVGIHELGGHTMILDQNSMQTGRGETVEDTAKVLSRYIHGIIIRTFEHQFIEDIAHFGSIPVVNALTDALHPCQIVSDLLTLAERWGEPGSLLDSLKGRKLVFFGDCASNMAHSWILGGALAGMEIVLCGPEKFAPKPFVNDLLKEAGLEQTYTFTSDVLAAAKAADAVYTDVWVSMGDEDEREQRLQEMAPYQVNASVMGAAKPDAFFLHCLPAHEGEEVSSEVYKSAQSIVFDEAENRLHAQKAILSFLGAR; from the coding sequence ATGACTCAGTTATCTTCCTTTTTAAAAACAACCGACTTGTCCCAAGCGCAGCTGGGAGAAGTGCTGGAGTTGGCGGCCCGGTTCAAGGCGAACCGGGGAGACCCATCAACAAAGCCGTTGGATGGGCAGACATGGGCCCTCCTTTTTCATAAGTCATCCACGCGGACGCGTATCTCCTTTGAAGTGGGGATCCATGAGCTTGGAGGGCATACGATGATCCTCGATCAGAACAGCATGCAAACTGGACGAGGCGAGACCGTCGAGGATACAGCCAAGGTCCTGTCACGTTATATTCACGGCATCATTATCCGGACCTTCGAGCACCAGTTTATTGAGGATATCGCCCACTTCGGATCCATCCCTGTCGTCAATGCACTGACTGATGCCCTCCATCCATGCCAGATTGTTTCCGACCTGCTCACGCTTGCGGAGCGGTGGGGTGAGCCTGGGTCGCTGTTGGATTCGCTGAAGGGGAGAAAGCTCGTCTTCTTTGGCGATTGTGCTTCCAACATGGCCCATTCCTGGATCCTTGGAGGTGCGCTTGCAGGAATGGAGATTGTCCTTTGCGGTCCCGAAAAATTTGCCCCAAAGCCGTTCGTCAATGATCTCCTGAAAGAGGCAGGACTCGAGCAGACCTACACCTTTACGAGCGATGTGCTGGCTGCCGCAAAGGCCGCCGACGCAGTTTACACGGATGTCTGGGTGAGCATGGGTGACGAGGATGAGCGGGAGCAGCGCCTGCAGGAGATGGCGCCTTATCAGGTGAATGCTTCCGTCATGGGGGCGGCCAAGCCGGATGCCTTCTTTCTGCATTGTCTACCGGCCCATGAGGGTGAGGAGGTATCTTCCGAAGTCTACAAAAGTGCCCAGAGCATTGTCTTTGATGAGGCGGAAAACCGCTTGCACGCACAAAAGGCGATTCTTTCCTTCCTAGGCGCCCGATAA
- a CDS encoding argininosuccinate synthase, whose protein sequence is MKIVLAYSGGLDTSVLVSWLKQHYNAEIITFAADVGQEEELDGLAEKAKATGASAHYTVNLVEEFASDFIYPMMRGNALYENQYYLGTSIARPLIAKAHIAIARKEGADAVAHGATGKGNDQVRFELTYAALAPDLKIISPWRMAEFRKQFPGRTEMIEYCREQNINVEASASKPYSMDRNLLHISYEAGILEDPWFDPTTKENKDMFKLTVDPVDAPDEEEYVELEFEKGDCVAVNGDKLSPGEALMTLNKLAGKHGIGRVDIVENRFVGMKSRGVYETPGGTILLHARKQMETLTLDRDLEHLRDSLIPKYSELVYNGFWYAPEREALQAFFDKSQECVSGIIRLKLYKGNITTVGRKSPNSLYDENIASMEGVLSDYNPDDATGFIRLQGLRLRARAKAQGIPDAGPDPKLVRE, encoded by the coding sequence ATGAAAATCGTATTGGCATATTCCGGGGGCCTCGACACCTCCGTTCTCGTGAGTTGGCTGAAACAGCACTACAATGCTGAGATCATTACCTTTGCGGCCGATGTCGGTCAGGAAGAGGAACTGGACGGCCTTGCCGAAAAGGCCAAGGCCACTGGAGCCAGCGCGCATTACACGGTGAATCTGGTAGAGGAGTTTGCCTCCGATTTTATCTACCCGATGATGCGCGGAAACGCCCTCTACGAGAACCAGTATTATCTCGGGACCTCCATTGCCCGCCCGTTGATTGCAAAGGCTCACATCGCCATTGCCCGCAAGGAGGGCGCTGATGCCGTGGCCCACGGTGCGACAGGGAAGGGGAACGACCAAGTCCGCTTTGAGCTGACCTATGCCGCCCTCGCCCCGGACCTGAAAATTATCTCTCCATGGCGCATGGCGGAATTTCGTAAGCAATTCCCGGGCCGTACGGAAATGATCGAGTATTGCCGGGAACAGAATATCAATGTCGAGGCATCTGCCAGCAAGCCGTACTCGATGGATCGCAACCTGCTCCATATTTCCTACGAGGCCGGTATCCTGGAGGATCCATGGTTTGATCCGACGACTAAGGAGAACAAGGATATGTTCAAGTTGACCGTCGATCCGGTCGATGCACCGGATGAGGAGGAATATGTCGAACTGGAATTCGAGAAGGGCGACTGTGTGGCTGTCAATGGGGACAAGCTTTCCCCTGGCGAAGCCCTCATGACCTTGAACAAGTTGGCTGGCAAGCACGGCATCGGACGCGTGGATATTGTTGAAAATCGCTTTGTCGGCATGAAAAGCCGCGGTGTCTACGAGACCCCGGGTGGGACGATCCTTCTCCACGCCCGCAAGCAGATGGAGACCCTCACCCTTGACCGTGACCTTGAGCACCTCCGCGACAGCCTTATTCCCAAGTACAGCGAGCTTGTTTATAACGGCTTCTGGTACGCTCCCGAGCGCGAGGCTCTCCAGGCCTTCTTCGACAAGAGCCAGGAATGTGTCTCCGGGATTATCCGCCTGAAGCTCTACAAGGGCAATATCACCACCGTTGGACGCAAGTCCCCCAATTCCCTTTATGACGAGAATATCGCCTCCATGGAGGGCGTCCTGAGCGATTACAACCCCGATGACGCCACCGGATTTATCCGTCTTCAGGGCCTGCGCCTCCGTGCCCGCGCCAAGGCACAGGGAATCCCCGACGCCGGCCCTGATCCAAAGCTCGTCCGCGAGTAG
- a CDS encoding Sir2 family NAD-dependent protein deacetylase: MKRCVILSGSGVSEESGIQTFRGSGGLWEGYKLEEVATPEAFERDPELVLRFYNMRRKAVREADPNKAHHAIARLETHFDVMVITQNVDDLHERAGSSKVLHLHGELLRARSSQDPGYRVHLGQKDIFLGDLDPAGNQLRPDVVWFGEEVPAIAEAAGIVEMADILIVIGTSLVVYPAASLIHHAPLDCRRFVIDPCIPGSIPLGGWDCIQKKATEGMNELLKELIPE, from the coding sequence ATGAAGAGGTGTGTCATTTTATCCGGATCCGGCGTATCGGAGGAAAGCGGGATCCAAACCTTTCGCGGAAGTGGCGGTTTGTGGGAGGGCTACAAGCTGGAGGAAGTGGCCACGCCGGAGGCCTTTGAGCGGGATCCTGAGCTTGTCCTGCGGTTTTACAACATGCGTCGAAAGGCGGTGCGGGAGGCGGACCCCAACAAGGCCCATCATGCCATTGCCCGACTGGAGACGCATTTTGATGTGATGGTCATTACCCAGAATGTGGATGATCTCCACGAGCGGGCCGGATCCAGCAAGGTGCTGCATTTGCACGGTGAGCTGCTACGTGCCCGAAGCAGTCAGGATCCCGGATACCGGGTTCATCTCGGGCAAAAGGATATCTTCCTTGGAGACCTTGATCCCGCCGGTAATCAGTTACGCCCGGATGTTGTCTGGTTCGGGGAAGAGGTGCCCGCGATTGCCGAGGCAGCTGGCATTGTTGAGATGGCCGACATCCTCATTGTGATTGGGACCTCTCTTGTGGTCTATCCGGCGGCCAGTTTAATCCACCATGCGCCCCTGGATTGCCGTAGGTTTGTCATCGATCCATGCATTCCCGGGAGTATCCCCTTGGGCGGATGGGACTGTATCCAGAAAAAGGCTACGGAAGGAATGAACGAGTTGCTTAAGGAGCTGATTCCGGAATGA
- a CDS encoding exostosin domain-containing protein yields the protein MELGLHPVQSRTCEFSQRCCRSFLANLPDGIEVLDRPEEADLILVFDSYDERIIRELPWGFLLSPRTVMYSQGDAGVPVLPGLYVNLTRKIHVPGMTASHGYFEYLAETGGNRFCKNHLPREKSYLFCFSGRNSHPVRDRVLRFLEGFPNAIVQDTSEVYNHWSPSRPEDAQSAYVEQIRQASFSICPRGKGANCIRLFESMRMGVAPVLISDDLVLPDGPDWETFLLRVPENRIEDIPAILEREQHRAGEMGHLARAAYESHFSPESMPRRILEQLREISVRGKTGVSGRLVRWGKHRVVGVFWDLYFLLVDFRDWIRGILLP from the coding sequence ATGGAATTAGGGCTCCATCCGGTACAAAGCAGGACCTGCGAATTCAGCCAGAGGTGTTGTCGTTCGTTTCTTGCCAACCTGCCCGACGGCATCGAGGTGCTGGATCGGCCGGAGGAAGCGGATTTGATTCTGGTCTTTGACTCGTATGACGAGCGAATCATCCGGGAACTTCCGTGGGGTTTTTTGCTATCGCCGAGGACGGTCATGTATTCGCAGGGAGATGCCGGGGTGCCGGTGCTTCCGGGGCTCTATGTGAACCTCACCCGTAAGATCCACGTGCCGGGTATGACAGCCAGCCATGGATATTTCGAGTACCTTGCCGAAACCGGAGGCAATCGCTTTTGCAAGAACCACCTGCCCCGTGAGAAGTCCTACCTGTTCTGTTTTTCCGGAAGAAACTCCCATCCGGTCAGGGACAGGGTGCTGAGATTCTTAGAGGGCTTTCCAAACGCCATCGTGCAGGACACCTCCGAGGTATACAACCACTGGTCCCCCTCCCGGCCCGAGGACGCACAGTCCGCTTATGTGGAGCAAATCCGACAAGCCTCGTTTTCAATCTGTCCGAGGGGGAAGGGGGCAAATTGCATCCGCCTCTTTGAGTCGATGAGGATGGGGGTTGCTCCCGTACTGATTTCAGACGATCTGGTTTTGCCAGATGGACCGGATTGGGAAACATTCCTGCTGCGAGTTCCTGAGAACCGGATTGAGGACATTCCGGCTATCCTTGAAAGGGAGCAACACCGCGCCGGGGAAATGGGCCATCTGGCCAGGGCGGCCTATGAATCCCATTTCTCGCCTGAAAGCATGCCCCGGAGGATTCTTGAGCAACTGAGAGAAATATCTGTTCGCGGAAAGACAGGTGTTTCCGGGCGCTTGGTTCGCTGGGGTAAACACCGAGTCGTTGGAGTATTCTGGGACCTTTATTTTCTCCTGGTGGATTTCAGGGACTGGATTCGCGGGATTCTATTGCCTTGA
- a CDS encoding TonB family protein has product MKKSILFTLLVSMVVLTLGAETTGLRLLDGNQPTYPEELRFSGEDGVVKIRATIDTEGDVSESSIVSATHDAFGEAALEAVKGWKFSPAMKDGKAVSQTVVIPVLFKLSIKDRVNALAGRDVFVDIDSMTDKIYEWSDVKKYFSLQGKLGKEIPYPEELKGSGISEEIVIFCILSPDGYALNPEIINIKNKELALPAIMHLSQLRFSRPKLNGKPIYLKQKVKLLCSEDADPEN; this is encoded by the coding sequence ATGAAGAAATCAATCCTTTTTACCCTGCTTGTCTCTATGGTCGTACTCACGCTGGGTGCCGAGACAACCGGACTCCGTTTACTCGATGGTAACCAGCCCACTTACCCTGAGGAGCTCAGGTTCAGCGGCGAAGACGGTGTCGTTAAAATCCGTGCGACCATTGATACCGAAGGTGATGTCTCGGAATCTTCGATTGTCTCCGCCACCCATGATGCATTTGGGGAGGCTGCACTTGAAGCTGTCAAAGGCTGGAAATTCAGCCCGGCGATGAAGGATGGCAAAGCGGTTTCCCAGACCGTGGTTATTCCTGTCCTTTTCAAGTTGTCGATCAAGGACCGGGTCAATGCCCTCGCTGGGCGGGATGTATTCGTGGACATCGATTCCATGACAGACAAAATTTACGAGTGGAGCGACGTGAAGAAATACTTCTCCCTTCAGGGCAAGCTCGGTAAAGAAATCCCTTATCCGGAGGAATTAAAGGGCAGTGGCATCAGCGAGGAAATTGTCATCTTCTGCATACTTTCCCCGGACGGGTATGCCTTGAATCCTGAGATTATTAACATCAAGAACAAGGAGCTCGCTTTACCCGCCATCATGCACCTGTCCCAGTTGCGCTTCAGCAGACCCAAGCTGAACGGCAAGCCCATTTACCTTAAGCAGAAAGTAAAGCTCCTCTGCTCGGAAGATGCCGATCCTGAAAATTAA
- a CDS encoding sulfatase-like hydrolase/transferase, with protein sequence MKYPILITALFLAFTHYISGASESPPNLVVILADDLGYADVGFNGGTEIPTPHIDKIADQGVQFTSAYVTYPVCGPSRAGFMSGRYPQRFGFERNPQYKTEDSNMGLPLSEDTIASALQKVGYTSGIVGKWHLGAHPDLHPLNRGFDFFYGHLGGGHRYFPEELTIKDSYKARNEIESYRTWILRNHEHVKPTKYLTDAFSDAAVEFIEENSDRPFFLFLSYNAPHGPLQATEEYLARFPSIENPDRRTYAAMVSALDDGVGRVLETLAANGLDENTLVFFLSDNGGPQSNASSNAPLRGWKSDVWEGGWRVPFALRWTGQLPVGTTYRDPVSALDIFATIADLANAPINPEKPLDGVNLVPHVTGKNPEPAHAAVFLRKFDAGAYAVRRGDYKMVIPPGKEKYLGLYNVDRDPQERFNFIVTKKDVFDEIDKVRLEWESGLIEPVFLGLSQTEAWQNRLKRAREAKAKKKD encoded by the coding sequence ATGAAATATCCAATTCTCATTACCGCGCTTTTCCTGGCCTTCACTCATTACATCAGCGGTGCTAGCGAGAGCCCGCCTAATCTGGTCGTGATCCTTGCCGATGACCTTGGTTACGCGGATGTCGGATTCAATGGAGGCACCGAAATCCCAACCCCGCATATCGACAAGATCGCTGATCAGGGCGTTCAGTTCACCAGCGCTTATGTCACTTATCCTGTTTGTGGACCGAGCCGGGCTGGTTTCATGAGCGGCCGTTATCCGCAACGCTTTGGCTTCGAGCGAAATCCGCAATACAAGACTGAAGATTCGAACATGGGACTGCCGTTGAGCGAGGATACGATTGCCTCTGCCCTTCAGAAGGTTGGCTACACATCCGGTATCGTCGGAAAGTGGCACCTTGGCGCGCATCCGGATCTGCATCCGCTCAACCGAGGGTTTGACTTCTTTTACGGTCACCTTGGCGGAGGTCATAGATATTTTCCCGAGGAACTCACGATCAAGGATAGCTACAAGGCAAGGAACGAGATTGAAAGTTACCGGACTTGGATTCTCCGCAACCACGAGCATGTGAAGCCGACCAAATATCTTACGGATGCGTTTTCTGATGCAGCGGTGGAATTCATCGAGGAGAACAGTGACAGGCCGTTTTTCCTCTTCCTGTCCTACAATGCGCCGCACGGCCCTCTGCAGGCGACAGAAGAATACCTTGCCCGCTTTCCCAGCATTGAAAACCCAGACCGCCGGACCTATGCTGCCATGGTCAGTGCCTTGGATGATGGAGTGGGCCGTGTGCTGGAAACGCTTGCCGCCAATGGGCTCGATGAAAACACCCTCGTATTCTTCCTCTCGGACAACGGCGGGCCTCAAAGCAATGCTTCCAGCAACGCGCCTTTACGTGGATGGAAATCAGATGTTTGGGAAGGCGGCTGGCGGGTTCCCTTCGCTCTCCGCTGGACGGGCCAGCTTCCCGTGGGGACGACTTATCGCGACCCGGTCAGTGCCCTCGATATTTTCGCCACTATTGCCGATCTGGCTAATGCCCCGATTAATCCCGAAAAGCCTTTGGACGGCGTGAACCTCGTCCCTCATGTGACTGGGAAGAATCCGGAACCCGCCCATGCGGCAGTCTTCCTGCGCAAGTTTGATGCGGGAGCCTACGCGGTCCGAAGGGGTGACTACAAAATGGTCATCCCTCCAGGTAAGGAGAAATACCTTGGCCTCTACAATGTCGACCGCGACCCCCAAGAGCGCTTTAATTTCATCGTTACCAAGAAGGACGTTTTCGATGAAATCGACAAAGTGCGCCTTGAATGGGAGTCTGGGCTGATTGAACCGGTTTTTCTGGGACTCTCCCAGACCGAGGCTTGGCAGAATCGATTGAAGCGTGCGCGGGAGGCCAAGGCCAAGAAGAAGGATTGA
- a CDS encoding SUMF1/EgtB/PvdO family nonheme iron enzyme, with protein MAQPWPNVDAAVQMSTDGTTWLPVSPGLVEVSATNVQFRTVLTPTGGGVPLISDTISESFPTGSGSVEVSLDRSNDLAAWAGIAPGTEAVDPKIFLRVETTGAMSLVSSGLFTMGSPTDPAEPGRDSDEIPHEVTLTRSFYIQQTEVTKAQWDAVRAQGAALGLGYTDISVGQNGFDGTSGLPVGQNGFSEEFMHPVTLVSWNDVVKWLNLLSELHGLDPCYTLGGETHRTGGGIPQYEFDNNGYRLPTEAEWEYACRAGTTTAFYSGPITHTGTSPLDPNLDLIGWYGGNENTSTHPIGEKQPNAWGLYDTSGNVLEWCWDFYDSYDTGPVTDPVGPVTSGFGQRLLRGGAITNGILLFNAFECRSAYRNFSAPEFGFNYAGFRPVRTVVP; from the coding sequence ATGGCTCAACCTTGGCCGAACGTGGATGCCGCGGTTCAGATGAGTACAGATGGCACAACCTGGCTTCCGGTTAGCCCCGGTTTGGTCGAGGTAAGCGCGACTAATGTGCAATTTCGAACGGTCCTTACACCAACGGGTGGTGGGGTTCCGCTTATCAGTGACACGATCAGCGAATCCTTTCCGACCGGAAGTGGATCTGTGGAGGTTTCTCTTGATCGCAGTAACGACCTTGCCGCCTGGGCGGGAATTGCTCCGGGGACGGAAGCAGTTGACCCGAAAATCTTCCTCAGGGTTGAAACCACAGGCGCCATGTCATTGGTCTCTTCAGGTTTATTTACGATGGGAAGCCCTACAGATCCCGCAGAGCCAGGACGTGATTCAGATGAGATTCCCCATGAGGTGACCTTGACGCGCTCATTCTACATCCAGCAAACAGAAGTCACCAAGGCCCAGTGGGATGCCGTGCGCGCACAGGGTGCAGCTTTGGGATTGGGATACACGGATATTTCAGTAGGCCAGAATGGATTTGATGGAACTTCGGGGCTTCCGGTTGGCCAAAATGGATTCAGCGAAGAGTTCATGCATCCGGTGACGCTTGTTTCATGGAATGATGTCGTGAAGTGGCTCAATCTGCTGAGTGAATTGCACGGGTTGGATCCATGCTACACTCTTGGAGGTGAAACTCATCGAACGGGTGGAGGCATCCCGCAGTATGAATTTGATAATAATGGGTATCGCCTGCCCACTGAGGCGGAATGGGAGTATGCCTGCCGGGCTGGAACAACGACTGCCTTTTACAGTGGGCCGATTACTCACACCGGTACATCGCCTCTCGATCCAAACCTCGACTTGATTGGCTGGTATGGAGGAAACGAAAACACTAGCACACATCCTATCGGTGAAAAGCAGCCGAATGCGTGGGGCCTCTATGATACGTCAGGGAATGTCCTCGAGTGGTGTTGGGATTTCTACGACTCGTATGATACCGGACCCGTGACAGATCCGGTCGGGCCCGTTACCTCCGGCTTTGGCCAACGCCTTCTCCGCGGCGGGGCGATAACCAATGGGATTCTCCTGTTCAATGCTTTCGAGTGCAGGTCTGCCTATCGCAACTTTTCTGCCCCTGAGTTCGGATTCAATTATGCCGGCTTCCGCCCTGTGCGGACCGTCGTCCCTTGA
- a CDS encoding thiamine pyrophosphate-dependent enzyme — protein MATIIEECLEETCSMGAHTLEDYESEMPRWCKGCGDHGVLAALQRVLRKNNIDPENVVSVSGIGCSSRLPHYMNTYGFHGIHGRALPISTGVRLARPELKVIVTMGDGDCFSIGGNHWLHAIRYNIDAVVLVLDNEVYALTKMQVSPTSPEGTKTNTTPKGTYLRPMNPLSIVAGMTNVSFIAQSATWLPSHLDETIEKAWDHKGLSFVRILQRCPVFMPSAFGEGGLNYPVTFLENESGIPVHPGLLKRGPSKPHNHFDLNDAQRVAATVDPAPMGLIYHNPELPTYEEIRAGRCKRPDHETFIKRLDGVLDRFAV, from the coding sequence ATGGCCACGATCATTGAAGAATGTCTTGAAGAAACCTGCTCCATGGGGGCACACACACTTGAGGATTATGAATCCGAGATGCCGCGCTGGTGCAAGGGCTGTGGCGACCACGGCGTGCTGGCCGCGCTGCAGCGGGTCCTGCGGAAGAACAATATCGATCCGGAGAATGTCGTCTCGGTCTCCGGCATCGGATGCTCAAGCCGGCTCCCGCATTACATGAACACCTACGGATTCCATGGCATCCATGGACGCGCCTTGCCGATCTCCACGGGTGTCCGGCTTGCCCGCCCGGAACTGAAGGTGATTGTGACGATGGGCGATGGCGATTGCTTCAGTATCGGAGGCAACCACTGGCTCCACGCGATCCGTTACAATATTGATGCGGTTGTCCTGGTCTTGGACAATGAAGTCTACGCGCTGACCAAGATGCAGGTTTCCCCGACTTCTCCTGAGGGAACAAAAACCAACACGACACCGAAGGGCACTTACCTGCGCCCGATGAACCCGTTGAGTATCGTCGCGGGGATGACCAATGTCTCCTTCATTGCACAAAGCGCCACTTGGCTCCCGTCCCATCTGGATGAGACCATTGAAAAGGCGTGGGATCACAAGGGGCTCTCCTTTGTCCGCATCCTTCAGCGTTGTCCGGTCTTCATGCCGAGTGCCTTTGGCGAGGGCGGCCTGAATTACCCGGTCACCTTCCTCGAGAATGAAAGTGGCATTCCCGTTCATCCCGGACTGCTCAAGCGCGGGCCAAGCAAGCCGCACAACCACTTCGACCTGAATGACGCACAGCGCGTTGCGGCCACGGTCGACCCCGCCCCAATGGGCTTGATCTATCACAATCCGGAACTTCCCACCTATGAGGAAATCCGAGCCGGACGTTGCAAGCGCCCAGATCATGAAACCTTTATCAAGCGGCTCGACGGGGTCCTCGACCGGTTCGCAGTCTGA